A portion of the Rhodanobacter sp. AS-Z3 genome contains these proteins:
- a CDS encoding EAL domain-containing protein produces the protein MNSGILVVAAERELRRSLFDALDQAGYPQIYSARDVPHAAILLEGRPLSSPLQLMVLVVAGDAKQARHACEQMRDFPGADDAPLIVVLADEASVSPADLPHGVTDWLSAWNVSEELIPRWQRSLTKMGLGLPAPARAVVAASPSDDYRFIFEEGEAEWLIADLQSHRLLEVSPAVARHARVPVEQWEGLPLGEVLHFEGIAISEVLAEASRHWYPCQRKSAQGADIGQASARRIRHAGADALALLFRTDRADLRAEAALSLLSRIFASTSGVDAQIAAGRLLLDELGLDYLAVWSARREGADAPSRILQLWSGEEVAWPTAQLQTSLQHVLAGKPILLRADAKRLAPADPLLQQLELAGFAGLPLYDERHGVLGAMLAGSRSGFGEMSIIEPVLRCAAARFAQLLELGRTREQGRAEGLVDALTGLPNRLLFNDRLETIIREASRNSECFAVLFVDLDCFKAINDTYGHAAGDQVLRMVTQRLCGSIRASDTVARYAGDEFIVVLRHIVKNDDVTRVAEKIMQVMESPLYLDDDVELQVTASMGLSFFPDDANDAATLLKHADEAMYAAKHQGRNTFKIYEVSPEYAQQHGMALKTRLRHAESNGELRVVYQPQVNTETEDIVGMEALVRWEHPELGMISPAVFIPLAEESGLIVSIGEWVLRTACRQAKEWDQRYGLRLRLGVNLSAVQLMEPLLLDTVAAALRDTGLDPTLLELEVTESISIKAAPYLIENLNALHRLGCHIAIDDFGTGAASLDYLRRLPADRIKIDQSFVRNIGVDPDDEAIVRATIDMAHRLKRSVIAEGVEIEQHLQFLRDHDCDELQGYLFCRPLQPVSFDNLLAERQRLREGRAAELA, from the coding sequence ATGAATTCAGGCATTCTGGTTGTCGCTGCCGAGCGTGAATTGCGCCGCAGCCTGTTCGATGCACTCGACCAGGCAGGTTATCCGCAGATATACAGCGCCCGTGATGTGCCACACGCAGCGATCTTGCTGGAGGGACGTCCGTTATCGTCGCCCCTGCAATTGATGGTGCTGGTGGTGGCCGGCGATGCGAAACAGGCACGCCATGCGTGTGAGCAAATGCGTGATTTTCCAGGGGCTGACGACGCGCCGTTGATCGTTGTGCTGGCCGACGAGGCCAGTGTCAGCCCTGCCGATCTTCCGCACGGGGTTACCGATTGGCTGTCTGCATGGAATGTTTCCGAGGAGCTGATTCCCCGTTGGCAGCGGTCGTTGACCAAGATGGGGTTGGGGCTTCCGGCGCCAGCCAGGGCAGTGGTAGCTGCAAGCCCGTCAGATGATTACCGCTTCATTTTCGAGGAAGGTGAGGCCGAGTGGCTGATTGCTGATCTGCAGAGCCATCGTCTGCTCGAGGTCAGCCCTGCCGTGGCTCGGCATGCGCGCGTGCCCGTCGAGCAATGGGAGGGCCTGCCGTTGGGCGAGGTACTGCACTTCGAGGGCATTGCGATCAGCGAAGTGTTGGCCGAGGCCAGTCGCCACTGGTATCCGTGTCAGCGCAAGTCAGCGCAGGGGGCGGATATCGGCCAGGCCAGTGCCCGACGCATTCGGCATGCCGGCGCTGACGCGCTGGCGCTGCTTTTTCGCACGGATCGCGCTGACCTGCGCGCCGAGGCGGCACTGTCGCTGCTGTCGCGCATCTTTGCTTCGACCAGCGGGGTGGATGCGCAGATAGCGGCAGGTCGCCTGCTGCTCGACGAACTCGGGCTGGACTATCTGGCCGTCTGGTCGGCACGTCGCGAGGGCGCAGATGCGCCTAGCCGAATATTGCAGTTGTGGAGCGGTGAAGAAGTGGCCTGGCCAACGGCGCAATTGCAGACGTCGCTGCAACACGTGCTTGCCGGCAAGCCGATTCTGCTTCGCGCCGATGCGAAGCGCCTGGCGCCAGCCGATCCCTTGCTGCAGCAGCTTGAACTGGCTGGCTTTGCCGGCCTGCCGTTGTACGACGAACGTCACGGCGTGCTGGGTGCGATGCTTGCGGGCAGCCGCAGTGGTTTCGGCGAGATGAGCATTATCGAACCGGTATTGCGTTGCGCCGCGGCGCGCTTTGCGCAGCTGCTGGAACTGGGGCGCACACGGGAACAGGGTCGTGCCGAAGGTTTAGTGGATGCGTTGACCGGCTTGCCAAACCGGCTGCTGTTCAACGACCGGCTGGAAACGATCATCCGCGAAGCCTCCCGGAACAGCGAGTGCTTTGCCGTGCTGTTTGTCGATCTGGACTGTTTCAAGGCGATCAACGACACCTACGGACATGCGGCGGGTGATCAGGTGCTGCGGATGGTGACCCAGCGACTATGCGGAAGTATCCGTGCGTCCGATACGGTGGCGCGTTACGCCGGTGATGAATTCATCGTCGTGCTTCGTCACATCGTCAAGAATGATGACGTGACGCGTGTGGCCGAAAAAATCATGCAAGTCATGGAATCACCGTTGTATCTGGATGACGACGTTGAGTTGCAGGTCACCGCTTCGATGGGGCTGAGTTTCTTTCCGGATGACGCCAACGATGCCGCAACCTTGCTCAAGCATGCGGACGAAGCGATGTATGCGGCCAAGCATCAGGGGCGCAATACGTTCAAGATTTACGAGGTGAGCCCGGAGTACGCGCAACAGCATGGCATGGCGTTGAAGACGCGCTTGCGCCATGCCGAAAGCAATGGAGAGTTGCGGGTGGTCTACCAGCCGCAGGTCAACACTGAAACCGAGGACATCGTCGGCATGGAAGCGCTGGTGCGCTGGGAACATCCCGAGCTGGGCATGATCAGTCCGGCGGTATTCATCCCGCTGGCCGAGGAAAGCGGCCTGATCGTGTCGATCGGTGAATGGGTTTTGCGAACCGCCTGTCGCCAGGCAAAAGAATGGGATCAGCGCTACGGGTTGCGGTTGCGGCTGGGTGTGAACCTGTCCGCCGTGCAGTTGATGGAGCCGCTGCTGCTCGATACGGTGGCTGCGGCATTGCGTGATACCGGGCTGGACCCGACCTTGCTGGAGCTGGAGGTAACCGAAAGCATCAGCATCAAGGCTGCGCCCTATCTGATCGAAAACCTGAATGCCCTGCATCGGCTGGGCTGTCATATCGCCATCGACGATTTCGGTACCGGTGCGGCGTCGCTGGATTACCTGCGCCGGCTTCCCGCCGACCGAATCAAGATCGACCAGAGTTTCGTGCGCAATATTGGTGTGGACCCCGATGACGAGGCGATCGTGCGCGCCACCATCGACATGGCGCACCGCTTGAAACGGTCGGTGATTGCCGAAGGTGTCGAGATTGAACAGCACCTGCAGTTCTTGCGCGACCATGACTGCGATGAGTTGCAGGGCTATCTGTTCTGCCGCCCGTTGCAGCCGGTCAGCTTTGACAATCTGCTGGCCGAGCGGCAACGTCTGCGTGAGGGCCGCGCGGCCGAGCTGGCTTGA